In the genome of uncultured Methanobrevibacter sp., the window ACTGCCTTTGCAGAGTAACCTTTGTCAGCAGAGCTAACTACAACCTTATAAGTTCCTGGCTTAAATGTTATTTTAAATTGGACTATACCATTAGCATCAGTGACTCCAGTTAAATTATAGTATCTGTATTTTGAAATGTATACTTTAATATTAACTGTAGAAGCATACATCAATGCCTTATTTTTAGTATTGGTCAATTTAACCTTATAATATCTGCCAGATTTGTAATAAGTGCTTACACTAGGAGCACTGAACTGGCCTGTTGCCTTCTTAACAGTGACATATCTTGTAAGAGAACCAGACTTATAGTTAGTATCAAACATTGAAATGATCACTTTATGTTTTCCGACGGATAAGCCAGTGCTGAATCTTATAACACCTTTAGAATCTGTTCTTACCAAGAAGTTGCTTACTTTACTGGAAGTGATGTAAACCTTAACTAATACATATGCATTTGGTACAGGATTTCCAGTTTTCTTATCTTTTACAGTAGCAACAACAGTAATTCCGGAACCATATAAAATGGTCCTATTGCTTGCACTTATGACAGCATCCCTTTGTTTAAGAGTTATAGTCTGTTTAACAGCACTGCAAATCAAGTTGCTGTCTAATGATTTGAGAGTTAAATTATAAGTGCCTCCACTTAAATTCAAAGGTAAACTTTTGTAGTACCCAGATGAATTAGTGGTTCCATTTATAGTTGCATCAATAACGTTAGAGTAAATTCTGAATTGAACTAAAACAGATTGAATTGCTTCTCCAGTTTTTGAGTTGATTACCTTGAAAGTATAGTATAAATTTTTACCATCTTCATATTCTTCAATAAGTGGAGATGCTATAATTTCCGCTTGAGCCTGATTTACTTTAATTCCAACTGTATCATTTAATACTATAGAACCAGAGCCTTTAAAAGTGATATTGTATTCTCCTGTTTTTAAAAGTCCTCCATCATAACGGATAAATTTTGCATTTGGAATTTTAATGTATCCATCTTCATCAGAAGTAAAGACACTACTTTCTATCTTATAATGTCCTGAATCCATCTTATATCCTAAAAAGCATCCATCTATTGAAATAGTGGTATTTACTAAAGGTTTATTTTCACCAGTATAATTATCTATCAATCTAAATACAAATTCACCAGATTGATAATCTAGTGTATCATTAATAGGTATAATAGTAGCTACAATAACAGGATTTAAAGTAACAGTCTTATTAATTTTACCTAAAGTATCATTATAAAATATGGTAAAAGCAGTATTGTTAAATTTTTCAGCATCAATAATGAAATTAATTGTATAATTACCATTTTCATCAGAAAATTTACCATGAATATCAAATGGTTCAGTAATATTATTTTCACCATTAACATATTTAATGTCTAAAGTAATGTTGTCTTCAGTTAAATTTAAAGTAGTTACATTAGTAATATTTTTACCATCATAAATAACCATAGTAGTATGATTAATCATTATTGGTATAGACACATTATGAGTGTAGTTATTAACATTTATAATGCTATCTGAGATAATGGTATTTTTTTCAATGAAACTAATTACTTTACTGGTTTCATTTAATGTGCCATTTGCGTAAATAATAGTCAATTTAGCATTATTTAATTGAACATCTTTTACAAAACTAATTGTATAAATGCCATCTACATTAGCAAATTCAAAATCTTCAATTTTCTCTTTTTTAGTAGTACCATCCTTATAAGTCAATACTAAAGTAATGTTATCTTCATGTAATTCAATTGGATTACCATTATTATCAATAGTGATTGGAATAGAAATATTTTTTGTTCCAAAGTCTACACTAATATTCTCCTTAATGTTAATAGTATTATTTTCAGCAATGATTAAATTAGCTGAACCATTAGATGGATTACAATTATGGTTACCATCATAATACATATAAATGGTATAATTACCAATTCCTTCGGTAAAATTAAGTAATTTAATGCCGCCATTCACTTTAGTGAAGTTAATAGTTATATTTTCATTACCCTTAAGATAATAAGCATGCATTAGCGTTTCATTGAAGTTTAGAGTCTTATTAGATTCAACTTTCATAACCAGTGGAATTATTAAATCTTTTCCCAAATTAATTGTAACATCACTTGCATTGATAGTAGTGTTAGTTTTAGTTATAGTCAAATTGAGAGTTGTTTCAGATTCTGTATAATTAACACCACCGATTACACTATTTACAAATACTATTTTTATAGTGTAATTTTCAACTGGCAATGTCTTATTTGTATCAAAATCCAACTTTATTTTAGAATCGGAATAATTATAATCTATTTCTGTATAATTTGTTGTATTTGTTTTATAATACACTTTAAAACTATCTAGCCCAATATTAGTGATAGGTGCACTTTGATTGTCTTTAACTTCAACATCAAATGTGATATTGGAACCGAATGGATAGGTTTTATTTTCTGATGTAACATTAGTAGTGGAAACTGGAAGAGGGTCAGTTGTTTCACCTGTTCCAGGATCATCAGGGATTGGATCATCTCCACCTGTCCCATCACCATAATCAGATAATATATCAGAATTACCCATATCATCAATTGCATCAATATCATTAATTTCTGTAGCTTGAGCAATGCTTGCATCATCGCTTGCAGCAGAAACTGCACTCATGCTCAATAACAAGAACAATGATATCAATGAAATCAAAAGGATATGTGATTTCTTAAATTTCATAAATTTTGTATCCTCCTTAAATATTTTCAGTCAAATACATAAATTCTTATAATATTGAATTAATTCATATATTTCAAATTTTTTCATATAAATTTCTTATATCATATAATTAAGTGATTTTAAATTTTGGCTTTTAGTCCATAATTTTCACTTATAATTAATACATTATATAATATTTTTATAATAATATATATCATTTTTGTTTTAATATTTATAAATTAAACTTAAGATTTAAGATTTTAAAATAAATCTGTTTTAAAAAATACATACCATTATAAGAAATAAAGCTAAAAGTATATTATGAAAATTACCTTAAAAACTTAAATTAATAGGTGCAAAAATGAAAGAATTCAAACTTAAATCTCCATATAAACCACTTGGTGACCAGCCACAGGCCATTGACTCCCTTGTAAACGGCATTAAGAAGGGATATCATGAACAGACACTATTAGGTGTCACCGGTTCTGGAAAGACATATACAATGGCTAACATCATTGAAAAGGTTCAAAAGCCAACATTGATCATATCTCACAACAAGACATTGGCAGCGCAATTATACGAGGAATTCAAGGTATTTTTCCCAGATAATGCTGTAGAATACTTTGTCAGTTATTATGATTACTACCAGCCAGAAGCTTATGTGCCAAGAACAGATACATTCATTGATAAAGAGGCTTCAATCAATGAAGAGATAGACATAATGAGGCACTCAGCCACCCAATCCCTTTTGTCCCGTGATGATGTGATTGTAGTGAGCAGTGTAAGCTGCATCTATGGTATCGGTTCACCTGAAGATTATGGGGAATTTGCATTTTCCATAGCTGTAGGAGACATTTACGAACGCAGTGACATCTTAAGAAAGCTTATCTTCATGCAATATGAGAGAAATGACATTGCATTTGAAAGAGGTCAGTTTAGGGTAAGGGGAGATGTTATTGAAATCAATCCTGTTCATGGAACACCTCCAATAAGGATTGAACTCTTTGGTGATGAAATAGACGCAATTAGTTTAATAGACCCTGTAACCGGCAAAAAGGAAGAGCCTCTTCAAAGGTATATGATATTTCCAGCAAAGCACTTCGTTGTAGGTGCTGACAGGATGGATCAGGCCTTAAAGGACATCAATGATGAGCTTGAAAGCCGGCTTAGGGAATTGAATTTCAATGGAAAATATGTGGAAGCGCAAAGGTTGGAACAGAGAACCCGTTTTGATATAGAAATGCTTCAGGAAATGGGTTACTGTCCAGGAATTGAAAACTATTCCATGCACCTATCAGGTAGAAATTGGGGAGATATGCCTTATTCATTGCTTAAATACTTCCCAGATGACTATTTAACAATTATTGATGAATCCCATGTAACAGTTCCACAGATTAGGGGAATGTACAATGGGGATAGGTCAAGAAAGGAAACCCTTGTGGAATACGGTTTCAGATTGCCTTCTGCAAAGGAAAACAGGCCACTTAGATTTGATGAGTTTGAAGCCATTCAAAACCAAGTAATTTATGTTTCAGCTACTCCTGGACCTTATGAAATGTCCAGAAGCCAAAATGTAGTAGAGCAAATCATCAGGCCAACTGGATTGGTTGACCCTAAAATCACCATCAGACCTGTTCAAGGGCAAGTTGAAGACTTGCTTGGTGAAGTGAGGAAAAAGGTGGCAAAGGACCAACGGATTCTCGTCACTACACTTACCAAGAGAATGGCAGAGGACTTGACAGATTACTATGCTAAAATCGGAATTAAGGTAAGGTATCTTCACTCAGAGATTGATACATTGGAGAGAGTGGAAATAATCGACGATTTAAGGCGTGGAGAGTTTGATGTTCTTGTTGGTGTAAACCTTCTTAGGGAAGGGCTTGACCTACCTGAAGTGGGACTTGTAGCTATTTTGGATGCAGACAAGGAAGGATTCCTAAGGTCTGAAACATCTCTTATTCAGACAATCGGAAGAGCTGCAAGGAATGTTGACGGTGAAGTTCTCATGTATGTGGATGACATGACAGATTCAGTAAGGAATGCTGTAGACATCACTAACAAGAGAAGAAAGCTTCAAATGGCATACAATGAAAAGTATAACATCACTCCTCAGTCAACATACAGAACCCTTAAGGATAAGAAAATCTCCACTAAGAAGACTCCTTCAAGAGATGATCTTAAAGGAATGCCTAAGGACGAGCTCAAACTATTGATCAAGGACTTAGAGGCAGAAATGAAAGAAGCCGCTAATGACTTAGACTTTGAAAGAGCAGCTGTTTTAAGAGATCAAATAGTTGCATTGAAGAGTATTAAAAAGTTCTAAAATGAATCAATAATTTAAATATGTACTATGAAATTAATATTTGAATTTAAAAAATAGTCTAAAATAAGGCATTTAAAAACTATAAATGATTAAATAAACTAATCTATAAGTTATTAAATAATCTAATCAAAAAATTAATAAAAAAAGAGTTGTAGGAAAAATCCTACGACTTAATTTTCTTCTTTTTCTAAAGCTTCTATGACAGTATGTCTGAATACTAGAACCGCTTCATCATCAGGATTTAATTCCAATGCATTGTCCAAGCATTTCAAGGCATCTGCATTGTGATTTAATTGACTTAATACCATTCCCTTGTATTTCCAATATACTGGATTGTGAGGGTCTGCATTCACTGCCTTATCAAAACAGGAATCCGCTTCATTGAAACGATTTACAGCAAATAAAGTCATTCCCTTTAAAAACCAGGTTTGCTCATTTTCAAAGTCAAGTTCCAATGACCTGTCGAAACATTCAATAGCTTCATCGGTTTTGCCTAAAAGACCTAAAGTACTCGCTTTCATATTCCAAGCTTCAGTACGTCTTTTATCAGCTTTCAATGCAGCCTGATAAGCATCTAATGCTTCTTCATACTTTTTTTCTTTTCTTAATTGATTTCCTTTCTCCATCAATTCATCGAATTCCATAGAATCACCTGGATAAGAATAATTTTAAATTTAAAAACTATTAATTAATATTTTTCCTGTTTTATATTTTGTTAACACGTGTTAATAAAATTTATCATTATAAAGCAATGCTTTGAAAATAAAAATAGTTAAGAATAGTGATTGAATGAAAAAATAGTTGAAAAAATAGTTTAAAAATGTAAAAAAATTAGAAAATATAAAAAAAATAAAATAAAAATGTATTTTTATTCTTTTGGAATTAAAATACGGCCTCTTACAGGAGGTTCACTCATTGTTACAAACTTATAAACATCCTTATTTATTTGATGCTGATAATAGATTATATCAAGCATGTCATCTGTCACATCATTTATCTTAATGAATTTCCTAAGTCTTGGTTCATCAAAAGGATCATCGATTTCTATTTCATCTCCAGGACTGTAATTGTTTTCCAAGTGATTATCTAATATTTCCTGTGCGGAAATCATTTTATCTCTTATTTCCTCTCCTTTTAATTCGCCTAATAGGAATTCCTGGTCTAAATCAAATGTTAAATATTCATATTGATCATTGAATTTTAAATTGCTTCCTGTTTTCATAGTCATGTTATCACTCAAATCTACAATATATATTATATTGGCTATGTTTATAAATTTTTATGAATTTAAGGAAAGATGAGAGATAAAAATGAGTGGAATTAAATAAAAATAGAATAAAAAAAGGTTAAAATATTAAAAATAATTAAAAAAAAAATAATTGAATAAATTAATTAAATCATCAATCAATTTATTCATAAGCGCTTACAGAACGAGTTGCCCTT includes:
- a CDS encoding collagen binding domain-containing protein; the protein is MKFKKSHILLISLISLFLLLSMSAVSAASDDASIAQATEINDIDAIDDMGNSDILSDYGDGTGGDDPIPDDPGTGETTDPLPVSTTNVTSENKTYPFGSNITFDVEVKDNQSAPITNIGLDSFKVYYKTNTTNYTEIDYNYSDSKIKLDFDTNKTLPVENYTIKIVFVNSVIGGVNYTESETTLNLTITKTNTTINASDVTINLGKDLIIPLVMKVESNKTLNFNETLMHAYYLKGNENITINFTKVNGGIKLLNFTEGIGNYTIYMYYDGNHNCNPSNGSANLIIAENNTINIKENISVDFGTKNISIPITIDNNGNPIELHEDNITLVLTYKDGTTKKEKIEDFEFANVDGIYTISFVKDVQLNNAKLTIIYANGTLNETSKVISFIEKNTIISDSIINVNNYTHNVSIPIMINHTTMVIYDGKNITNVTTLNLTEDNITLDIKYVNGENNITEPFDIHGKFSDENGNYTINFIIDAEKFNNTAFTIFYNDTLGKINKTVTLNPVIVATIIPINDTLDYQSGEFVFRLIDNYTGENKPLVNTTISIDGCFLGYKMDSGHYKIESSVFTSDEDGYIKIPNAKFIRYDGGLLKTGEYNITFKGSGSIVLNDTVGIKVNQAQAEIIASPLIEEYEDGKNLYYTFKVINSKTGEAIQSVLVQFRIYSNVIDATINGTTNSSGYYKSLPLNLSGGTYNLTLKSLDSNLICSAVKQTITLKQRDAVISASNRTILYGSGITVVATVKDKKTGNPVPNAYVLVKVYITSSKVSNFLVRTDSKGVIRFSTGLSVGKHKVIISMFDTNYKSGSLTRYVTVKKATGQFSAPSVSTYYKSGRYYKVKLTNTKNKALMYASTVNIKVYISKYRYYNLTGVTDANGIVQFKITFKPGTYKVVVSSADKGYSAKAVTSQIKVSKSPIKIAPTSLKVKRYSYFKVKVTSTKSKKVLSGVKVKVRVYTGRKYKTYTIKTNKKGIASLKISQKRGKHKVVLSPGSPTYYYAKAITRTLTVTR
- a CDS encoding tetratricopeptide repeat protein, with protein sequence MEFDELMEKGNQLRKEKKYEEALDAYQAALKADKRRTEAWNMKASTLGLLGKTDEAIECFDRSLELDFENEQTWFLKGMTLFAVNRFNEADSCFDKAVNADPHNPVYWKYKGMVLSQLNHNADALKCLDNALELNPDDEAVLVFRHTVIEALEKEEN
- the uvrB gene encoding excinuclease ABC subunit UvrB; amino-acid sequence: MKEFKLKSPYKPLGDQPQAIDSLVNGIKKGYHEQTLLGVTGSGKTYTMANIIEKVQKPTLIISHNKTLAAQLYEEFKVFFPDNAVEYFVSYYDYYQPEAYVPRTDTFIDKEASINEEIDIMRHSATQSLLSRDDVIVVSSVSCIYGIGSPEDYGEFAFSIAVGDIYERSDILRKLIFMQYERNDIAFERGQFRVRGDVIEINPVHGTPPIRIELFGDEIDAISLIDPVTGKKEEPLQRYMIFPAKHFVVGADRMDQALKDINDELESRLRELNFNGKYVEAQRLEQRTRFDIEMLQEMGYCPGIENYSMHLSGRNWGDMPYSLLKYFPDDYLTIIDESHVTVPQIRGMYNGDRSRKETLVEYGFRLPSAKENRPLRFDEFEAIQNQVIYVSATPGPYEMSRSQNVVEQIIRPTGLVDPKITIRPVQGQVEDLLGEVRKKVAKDQRILVTTLTKRMAEDLTDYYAKIGIKVRYLHSEIDTLERVEIIDDLRRGEFDVLVGVNLLREGLDLPEVGLVAILDADKEGFLRSETSLIQTIGRAARNVDGEVLMYVDDMTDSVRNAVDITNKRRKLQMAYNEKYNITPQSTYRTLKDKKISTKKTPSRDDLKGMPKDELKLLIKDLEAEMKEAANDLDFERAAVLRDQIVALKSIKKF